From a region of the Verrucomicrobiia bacterium genome:
- a CDS encoding MBL fold metallo-hydrolase codes for MTRSSRRKFLKISGVAAGMAAASASAWVGFSNSRLARMTRQIAKDTLRNPAPPPVVPTPARWNDNQVTLTWIGHATVLINFYGVRILTDPAFSDRVGIDLGLLTLGPKRYVAPALAFAELPPVDLVLLSHAHMDHMDLPTLARLKSNQTVITARETSEILQPTRLTNVTELDWGETKTLRTAKGELRVEAFEVKHWGRRWPGDKPRGYNGYVLRREGRALIFGGDTALTPLFRNLRTAGPYAAALMPIGAYNPWIRNHCTPEEALRMADMAGAEWVAPIHHATFKLSDEPMHEPLERFQTAIAKERDRLVLKEVGGTATLT; via the coding sequence ATGACGAGATCATCCCGCCGAAAATTCCTTAAAATCAGCGGCGTTGCCGCCGGCATGGCCGCGGCCAGCGCGTCCGCCTGGGTGGGCTTTTCCAATTCCCGCCTCGCACGCATGACCCGGCAGATTGCAAAAGACACCCTGCGCAATCCCGCGCCGCCGCCGGTCGTTCCCACGCCGGCGCGATGGAATGACAACCAAGTCACGCTCACCTGGATTGGGCACGCCACGGTCCTCATCAATTTCTACGGCGTGAGGATTCTCACCGATCCGGCGTTCAGCGATCGCGTCGGGATTGATTTGGGACTGCTGACGCTGGGCCCGAAACGTTACGTTGCGCCCGCGCTTGCGTTTGCCGAGTTGCCGCCCGTTGACTTGGTGCTGCTGTCGCATGCGCACATGGACCACATGGATCTGCCCACCCTCGCCCGGCTCAAGTCCAATCAGACGGTGATTACCGCGCGCGAGACTTCGGAAATCCTGCAACCCACCCGCCTCACCAACGTCACGGAACTGGATTGGGGCGAAACCAAAACGCTCCGGACGGCCAAGGGGGAATTGCGCGTGGAAGCCTTTGAAGTAAAGCACTGGGGTCGGCGCTGGCCGGGTGACAAACCGCGCGGCTACAACGGCTATGTGCTACGGCGCGAGGGACGGGCGCTGATTTTCGGCGGCGACACGGCGTTGACGCCATTGTTCCGCAACTTGCGCACGGCCGGGCCTTACGCGGCCGCCCTCATGCCCATCGGCGCCTACAATCCCTGGATTCGCAACCATTGCACGCCCGAGGAGGCATTGCGCATGGCCGACATGGCCGGCGCGGAATGGGTGGCGCCCATCCATCACGCGACGTTCAAGCTGAGCGACGAGCCCATGCACGAACCGCTGGAACGGTTCCAGACGGCCATCGCCAAGGAACGCGACCGGCTCGTGCTCAAGGAAGTCGGCGGCACCGCGACGCTGACCTGA
- a CDS encoding YbaK/EbsC family protein: protein MPVQTLKQFLDANRIKYVSIIHSAAYTAQEVAQSLHMPGRAMAKVVIIELDGKMAMAVLPATRKVVVQDMRELTGCEDVKFASEAEFKARFPDCEVGAMPPFGNLYNMDVYVADELTLNKEIAFNAGSHVEVIRMSYDDFERLVKPKVLAFTT, encoded by the coding sequence ATGCCAGTCCAAACGCTGAAGCAGTTTCTCGATGCGAACCGCATCAAATACGTGAGCATCATTCACTCGGCGGCTTACACGGCTCAAGAAGTCGCCCAATCGCTGCACATGCCCGGCCGCGCGATGGCGAAGGTCGTGATTATCGAACTTGACGGCAAAATGGCAATGGCGGTGCTGCCGGCCACGCGCAAAGTGGTCGTGCAGGACATGCGCGAGTTGACCGGCTGCGAAGATGTGAAGTTTGCCTCCGAAGCTGAGTTCAAGGCGCGCTTCCCCGACTGCGAGGTGGGGGCGATGCCGCCGTTCGGCAACCTTTACAACATGGACGTTTATGTGGCCGACGAGCTGACGTTGAACAAGGAAATCGCCTTCAACGCCGGCTCGCACGTCGAGGTCATTCGCATGAGCTACGACGACTTTGAACGCCTCGTGAAGCCGAAGGTCCTCGCGTTTACGACGTGA
- a CDS encoding DUF4080 domain-containing protein has product MPDIVLSTLNAKYIHAAFGLRYLFANLGELQSRAALAEFDINQRPLDIAEALLARNPRIIGLGVYIWNVTPTTELVATLKRIRPEIIIVLGGPEVSHETEQQPIVQLADHVITGEGDLEFTRVCGKLLECWFPDRPKDGEAPARSEPGAPLPKILPAPLPDFSQLKLPYDCYTDADIAHRVLYVEASRGCPFSCEFCLSSLDVPVRQAPLPEFLAAMQRLLDRGATQLKFVDRTFNLNVATSRAILEFCLRNCQPGRFFHFEMVPDRLPEALREIIAKFPPGALQFEIGVQTFDEPTAARISRRQNYARLGENFCWLRNHTGVHLHADLIAGLPGESLESFGAGFDRLVALGPQEIQVGILKRLRGTPIVRHDSEWAMVYNPHPPYEILQNRLLDFAVMQRLRRFARYWDLVGNSGNFVATTPLIWAAGSNYHPSACANERLNMASDATPQRTGAFPAHPPSPFHSFLRWSDWLFAQIGRTDSIALNRLAELLFNFLTGERRLDAGLVAEALWRDYQRGGRRDQPEFLRPLLPSSGPKGQSGNGQRTSLKRQARHLA; this is encoded by the coding sequence ATGCCGGACATCGTGCTCAGCACGCTCAACGCGAAATACATTCACGCTGCGTTTGGACTGCGCTACCTCTTCGCCAACCTGGGCGAATTGCAGTCGCGCGCCGCCCTCGCCGAGTTCGACATCAACCAGCGCCCACTCGACATTGCCGAAGCGCTGCTGGCCCGCAACCCGCGCATCATCGGGCTGGGGGTTTACATCTGGAATGTAACGCCCACCACTGAACTCGTGGCGACCCTTAAGCGCATCCGCCCGGAGATCATCATCGTGCTGGGCGGACCGGAAGTGAGCCACGAAACGGAACAGCAGCCAATCGTTCAATTGGCAGATCACGTGATCACGGGCGAGGGCGATTTGGAATTCACGCGCGTGTGCGGCAAACTGCTGGAGTGCTGGTTTCCGGACCGCCCCAAAGACGGCGAAGCACCCGCCCGATCGGAACCTGGGGCTCCGCTGCCCAAAATTCTGCCGGCTCCCCTGCCCGACTTTTCGCAGTTGAAGTTGCCCTATGATTGCTACACAGATGCCGACATTGCGCATCGGGTGCTTTACGTCGAGGCATCACGCGGGTGCCCGTTTTCGTGTGAGTTTTGCCTCTCGTCACTGGACGTCCCCGTGCGTCAAGCGCCATTGCCTGAGTTTCTTGCCGCAATGCAACGGCTGCTGGATCGGGGGGCAACGCAACTCAAGTTCGTGGACCGCACCTTCAATCTGAACGTGGCAACGAGCCGCGCAATTCTCGAATTCTGCCTCCGGAACTGTCAACCGGGGCGTTTCTTCCACTTCGAGATGGTGCCGGACCGGCTGCCTGAAGCGTTGCGCGAGATCATCGCGAAGTTTCCACCAGGCGCGCTCCAATTCGAGATCGGCGTGCAGACATTCGACGAGCCCACGGCAGCACGCATCAGCCGGCGGCAGAACTACGCCCGGCTGGGGGAAAACTTTTGCTGGCTGCGCAACCATACGGGCGTGCATCTCCACGCGGACCTCATTGCCGGCTTGCCGGGCGAATCGCTGGAGAGTTTTGGTGCCGGGTTCGACCGGCTCGTGGCGCTGGGGCCGCAAGAGATTCAAGTCGGCATCCTGAAACGACTGCGAGGCACGCCGATTGTTCGTCACGACTCGGAATGGGCCATGGTTTACAACCCGCACCCGCCTTATGAAATCCTTCAAAACAGGCTGCTCGATTTCGCTGTCATGCAACGGCTGCGCCGGTTTGCACGTTACTGGGACCTGGTTGGCAACAGCGGCAACTTCGTGGCAACCACGCCGCTGATCTGGGCCGCCGGATCGAATTACCATCCTTCCGCATGCGCCAATGAACGGCTGAACATGGCCTCCGATGCCACCCCGCAGCGGACCGGCGCCTTCCCAGCCCACCCGCCATCGCCATTTCACAGTTTCCTGCGCTGGTCAGACTGGTTATTTGCGCAAATCGGGCGCACTGACAGCATTGCGTTGAACCGGCTGGCGGAGTTGTTGTTCAACTTCCTGACGGGCGAACGCAGGCTGGATGCCGGCCTCGTAGCCGAAGCGCTCTGGCGCGATTATCAGCGTGGAGGCCGGCGGGATCAGCCTGAGTTTTTGCGTCCTTTGCTGCCTTCGTCCGGACCCAAAGGCCAATCTGGCAACGGACAGCGCACATCACTCAAGCGCCAGGCCCGACACCTTGCCTGA
- the dtd gene encoding D-aminoacyl-tRNA deacylase has protein sequence MRAVIQRVTEGSVTIAGVTKGRIGRGLLVLVAIEEADAAADIEWLSGKIARLRVFNDPNGVPNLSLQDVGGELLVVSQFTLFASTRKGNRPSYVRAARPECAIPLYEQFLAQLGKDTGKAPQTGEFGADMQVQLCNDGPITILIDSRRRE, from the coding sequence ATGCGCGCCGTCATCCAACGCGTGACCGAGGGCAGCGTCACCATCGCGGGCGTCACCAAGGGCAGGATTGGGCGCGGCTTGCTGGTGTTGGTGGCCATTGAGGAGGCGGACGCCGCGGCGGACATCGAATGGCTCAGCGGCAAGATCGCGCGGCTGCGCGTCTTCAACGACCCCAATGGCGTTCCCAACCTCTCCCTTCAAGACGTGGGCGGAGAACTGCTGGTGGTGAGTCAGTTCACCCTTTTTGCCAGCACCCGAAAAGGCAATCGCCCGTCCTACGTGCGTGCCGCGCGTCCCGAATGCGCCATACCGCTTTACGAACAATTCCTCGCCCAACTCGGCAAGGACACCGGCAAAGCCCCGCAAACCGGTGAATTTGGGGCAGACATGCAGGTGCAGCTCTGCAACGACGGTCCGATTACCATTCTCATTGATTCCAGGCGGCGGGAATGA